From one Chlamydiifrater phoenicopteri genomic stretch:
- a CDS encoding ribonuclease R family protein → MKARKTKRSSSPKKRTQKQSRFKKSSSFIVIGTLTINPRKGFGFVHPLDPKDLSFDIFIPPGSLKGAIEGDLVSVRVSESSNNKEGRYKGSIQEVLSRKKTTIVGTIISLQSPLKATVYVPAFGQDTTVKASLLPGRTYQEGDRILLKNEKWSSKGSLSASSFEMEKFLGNLNDATADFDVVKEEFSLTEEFPSEAIQEAESFSQEQISQLAETRKDLRDLLCFTIDSSTAKDFDDAVSLTYDQDNNYILGVHIADVSNYVKPNSALDKEASKRCNSVYFPGKVIPMLPFALSDDLCSLKPNVDRLAVSVFMTFSPEGYLTDYNIFRSIIRSKYRMTYDEVDDIIQRKITHPIAKTIANMHDLSNKFSAIRERRGCIRFVAPSITISLDSKQQPVALVENSQTDSHRLIEEFMLKANEVVAYHISHQGVSLPFRIHEEPNSESLESFARLAKELGFEITFTNQEEPDFQHLLQVTAAGHSLEKFLTSHFIRSMKTAVYSIENKGHYGLRLDYYTHFTSPIRRYADLIVHRLLFDSMAVSEAHLEEIVRNCSNIERVSARAENDYENIKKCRFLKKFLEDAPSTIYEAMVISSTKDGLAFSIPEFFQESFVPSSLLPEEFKEKNEGEIKKYPPGSKFFVRLISVNLMTKEILWEPVIQKGSEKQQGKKIKAQKEKKAKKKPKFCLRKKSSPKSKTSEKKRPSRSKKSEK, encoded by the coding sequence TTGAAAGCAAGAAAAACAAAACGATCCTCTTCTCCGAAAAAACGCACACAAAAGCAATCTAGGTTTAAAAAATCTTCCTCATTTATCGTCATCGGAACTCTGACCATTAATCCTAGAAAAGGATTTGGCTTTGTCCACCCATTAGATCCCAAAGATCTTTCTTTCGATATCTTTATCCCTCCAGGCAGTCTCAAGGGAGCAATTGAAGGCGACTTAGTCTCTGTTCGAGTTTCTGAATCAAGCAACAATAAAGAAGGTAGATACAAGGGCTCTATACAGGAGGTCTTATCCAGAAAAAAAACAACAATTGTTGGAACAATAATATCACTCCAATCACCACTAAAAGCTACTGTTTACGTCCCCGCCTTTGGTCAAGATACAACTGTAAAAGCTTCTCTTCTTCCTGGAAGGACCTATCAAGAAGGCGATCGTATTTTATTGAAAAATGAAAAATGGTCGTCCAAAGGGTCTTTATCAGCTTCCTCTTTCGAAATGGAAAAATTTCTTGGCAACCTTAATGACGCTACAGCAGATTTTGATGTGGTAAAAGAAGAGTTCTCTTTAACAGAAGAATTCCCATCAGAAGCTATCCAAGAAGCAGAATCCTTTTCTCAAGAGCAAATTTCTCAACTTGCGGAAACGAGAAAAGATCTAAGAGATCTTCTTTGCTTTACCATAGACTCCTCCACAGCAAAAGATTTTGATGACGCAGTCTCGTTGACTTACGATCAAGACAATAATTATATCCTAGGTGTGCACATTGCCGATGTGTCCAACTATGTAAAACCTAATTCAGCCCTAGACAAAGAAGCCTCCAAAAGGTGTAACTCCGTTTACTTCCCCGGGAAAGTTATTCCTATGCTTCCTTTCGCTTTATCCGATGATCTATGTAGCCTAAAACCCAACGTAGACCGTCTTGCCGTTTCTGTTTTCATGACGTTTTCTCCCGAAGGATATCTCACTGACTACAACATCTTTCGCAGCATAATAAGAAGTAAGTATAGGATGACCTATGACGAAGTAGACGACATCATACAAAGAAAAATTACCCATCCTATAGCAAAAACAATCGCAAATATGCATGACTTAAGCAACAAGTTCTCTGCTATTCGAGAGCGACGCGGCTGTATACGATTCGTTGCTCCGTCAATTACAATATCTCTTGATTCTAAGCAACAACCTGTAGCTCTCGTTGAAAACTCTCAAACAGATTCTCACCGCCTAATTGAAGAGTTCATGCTTAAAGCAAATGAAGTCGTTGCCTACCACATTAGCCACCAGGGGGTATCCCTACCTTTCCGCATACACGAAGAACCGAACTCAGAAAGCCTGGAATCATTTGCTAGATTAGCAAAAGAACTAGGCTTTGAAATCACTTTCACAAACCAAGAGGAGCCCGACTTCCAACATCTCCTACAAGTAACAGCTGCAGGCCACTCCTTAGAAAAATTTCTGACCTCTCACTTCATCAGAAGCATGAAAACGGCTGTTTACTCTATAGAAAATAAAGGGCATTACGGCCTACGCCTAGACTATTATACACACTTTACTAGTCCTATACGACGTTACGCAGACCTTATTGTCCATAGATTATTATTCGACTCTATGGCTGTTTCCGAAGCTCATCTAGAAGAAATTGTTAGAAATTGTTCCAATATAGAAAGAGTCTCGGCCAGAGCAGAAAACGATTATGAAAACATAAAAAAATGTCGATTTCTTAAAAAATTCCTAGAAGACGCGCCTTCTACCATCTATGAGGCAATGGTTATTTCTTCCACTAAAGATGGCTTAGCCTTTTCCATTCCCGAATTTTTCCAAGAAAGCTTCGTACCCTCCTCTCTCCTCCCTGAGGAATTTAAAGAAAAAAATGAAGGAGAAATCAAGAAATATCCTCCAGGCAGTAAATTCTTTGTTCGACTCATCTCAGTAAACTTGATGACCAAAGAAATCTTATGGGAACCTGTCATACAGAAAGGATCCGAGAAACAACAGGGAAAAAAAATAAAAGCCCAGAAAGAAAAAAAAGCTAAAAAGAAACCTAAGTTTTGCTTAAGAAAGAAAAGCTCTCCAAAATCTAAAACAAGCGAAAAGAAAAGACCTTCTCGATCAAAGAAATCTGAAAAATAA
- a CDS encoding DUF502 domain-containing protein, translating into MRKHFITGLVILLPLAITIAIVGVIVNFLTQPFVGLASSFFEKFSFYSQHRAFLRFCLQIILLFGLFFVTVLLGFLARLMVFKSLLSIYDKILHRIPIIKTVYKAAQQVMTTIFGSQSGSFKQVVMVRFPSEHIRCIGLVSGDAPNPCSLPEDKDDPLVTVFIPTTPNPTSGFLTVFPRSTVTFLDMKIEDAFKYIISCGVLCSTPECSSPATEETSKMNLPEN; encoded by the coding sequence ATGCGCAAACATTTTATCACGGGGCTAGTCATCTTGCTTCCCCTAGCAATAACTATCGCCATTGTAGGAGTCATTGTAAACTTTCTGACACAGCCTTTTGTAGGACTGGCATCGAGCTTTTTCGAAAAATTCTCTTTCTATAGTCAACATAGAGCCTTCTTGAGATTTTGCTTACAAATCATACTCCTTTTTGGCCTATTCTTTGTTACCGTTCTTCTAGGCTTTTTAGCTCGTCTGATGGTTTTTAAATCCCTTTTATCCATCTACGACAAAATTCTTCACCGCATCCCCATCATCAAAACTGTCTATAAAGCTGCTCAACAAGTGATGACAACCATCTTTGGATCTCAATCTGGGTCTTTCAAGCAAGTGGTTATGGTACGCTTTCCTTCAGAACATATCCGATGCATCGGATTAGTCTCTGGAGATGCTCCAAATCCTTGTTCCCTCCCAGAAGATAAAGACGATCCCCTGGTTACAGTCTTCATTCCCACTACCCCTAACCCTACTTCCGGTTTTCTTACCGTATTCCCACGATCTACCGTCACTTTCCTAGATATGAAAATTGAAGACGCCTTCAAATATATCATTTCCTGTGGAGTCCTTTGCTCTACTCCAGAATGCTCTTCCCCAGCAACAGAAGAAACCTCAAAAATGAATTTACCTGAAAATTGA
- a CDS encoding small basic protein, translated as MSRHPSYGKSVKGVKKRNVLKRFERIDMLKKLGRWKSDTAKKATGLPKTPVL; from the coding sequence ATGTCTCGCCATCCAAGCTATGGAAAGTCCGTAAAAGGAGTAAAGAAGCGTAACGTGTTGAAGCGCTTTGAACGTATAGACATGTTAAAAAAATTAGGAAGATGGAAGAGCGATACAGCTAAGAAAGCTACGGGTCTTCCCAAAACCCCTGTCCTCTAG
- the ybeY gene encoding rRNA maturation RNase YbeY has translation MKVFVSNRQKSVPISSQSVKRVVGFVIENLSVSTDFLYVHFVGERALAKLHSQLFNDPSLTDTITVPIDAPGEPCSPHVLGEIFIDPKAAQRYLSKKAKEITHEALYEEITRYLVHSILHLVGYDDIDPKDRKRMKTKENFYLSMLKEADLIIKA, from the coding sequence ATGAAGGTTTTCGTTTCTAATAGACAAAAGAGTGTTCCCATCTCTTCTCAGTCTGTGAAGCGGGTTGTCGGCTTCGTCATCGAAAACCTCTCCGTTTCTACAGATTTTTTATATGTTCACTTCGTCGGAGAGCGCGCTTTGGCCAAGCTCCATAGTCAATTGTTTAATGACCCCTCCCTTACCGACACCATCACAGTTCCAATAGATGCCCCCGGAGAGCCTTGCTCCCCCCATGTCCTTGGCGAGATTTTTATAGACCCCAAAGCCGCCCAAAGATATCTTTCAAAAAAAGCTAAAGAAATTACCCATGAAGCCTTATATGAAGAAATTACGCGATACCTTGTCCATTCTATCCTCCACCTGGTAGGATATGATGATATCGATCCCAAAGACAGAAAAAGGATGAAAACAAAAGAAAATTTTTACCTGTCCATGCTAAAAGAAGCTGATTTAATCATAAAAGCTTAG
- a CDS encoding transporter associated domain-containing protein — MQTTLAPILVLFLLCSLTISSKEPPLALFSNFYSKLFPTKTNTNDSYNNILSIFSVSLYLCYPIILSQASGKIKNLWPSLVLAVFLGYLLPSWIAPYIPKKTKKLFVFTGTLCALVALPIKKFLSLLNPQQMEETPAPKPKAAITQEFNHKLEEALISFEDLIVREVMVPKIDIFALPEETPIREAMDKIISEGYSRIPIYKKSVDSITGIVLVKDLLTVLRNCHPEKTLKPLSSIAKPAMFTPEIKKATLMLQDFRQQRKHLAIVVNEYGYTEGIVTMEDIIEEIIGEISDEHDSKEDLPYRKSGNSWIVDGRMNISDAEELFQLHIDHENSYDTLGGHVFHKLGAVPQKGMKLNHEQFDIEIISCSDRSIGKLKITPLKKSFPED, encoded by the coding sequence ATGCAAACGACTCTAGCTCCAATCCTAGTCCTTTTTCTCCTCTGCTCACTAACAATCTCCAGCAAAGAACCCCCTCTCGCCCTCTTTTCTAACTTTTATAGTAAGTTGTTCCCCACAAAGACAAACACTAACGATTCTTATAACAATATCCTATCAATCTTTTCCGTATCCCTGTACCTCTGCTACCCAATAATTTTGTCGCAAGCTTCCGGAAAAATAAAAAATTTATGGCCCTCTCTTGTTTTAGCCGTATTTTTAGGTTATCTACTCCCCTCCTGGATAGCCCCCTATATCCCCAAAAAAACTAAAAAACTTTTTGTTTTTACAGGGACACTTTGTGCTCTAGTTGCATTGCCCATAAAGAAGTTTCTCTCACTTCTTAATCCTCAACAAATGGAAGAAACTCCTGCGCCTAAGCCTAAAGCTGCTATCACTCAAGAATTTAACCATAAACTCGAAGAAGCTTTAATCTCTTTCGAAGATCTAATCGTTCGCGAAGTTATGGTTCCTAAAATAGATATTTTTGCCCTTCCAGAGGAGACTCCTATTCGGGAAGCTATGGACAAAATCATTAGCGAGGGCTACAGCAGAATCCCTATCTATAAAAAAAGCGTAGACTCCATCACAGGTATAGTTTTAGTTAAGGACCTGTTAACGGTATTGAGAAACTGTCATCCAGAAAAAACCCTTAAGCCACTATCCTCCATAGCTAAACCAGCAATGTTTACTCCAGAAATAAAAAAAGCCACCCTGATGCTTCAAGATTTTCGTCAACAACGCAAACATCTAGCCATCGTCGTTAATGAATACGGGTATACCGAAGGAATTGTCACTATGGAGGATATTATAGAAGAAATCATCGGCGAAATCTCAGATGAACACGACAGCAAAGAAGACCTTCCCTACAGAAAGTCTGGAAATTCTTGGATTGTAGATGGAAGAATGAATATTTCAGACGCTGAAGAACTTTTTCAACTTCATATCGATCATGAAAATAGCTATGACACCCTAGGCGGACATGTTTTTCACAAACTCGGAGCAGTGCCTCAAAAAGGCATGAAATTAAATCATGAGCAGTTTGATATCGAAATTATTAGCTGTTCAGACAGAAGTATCGGGAAATTAAAAATCACTCCCTTAAAAAAATCCTTTCCCGAAGACTAA
- a CDS encoding anti-sigma factor antagonist yields MSDIRKETHGNTTVFFLEGKLDGVSSPSIQKVISEEISSGIKNIVLECSKLEYMSSAGIRVLLQSYHQAGKNSGKIVLTTVSKTIEQTLYVTGFLSYFHIYTSLEDALSSLNKQED; encoded by the coding sequence ATGAGTGACATTCGAAAAGAAACACATGGAAATACAACGGTCTTCTTCCTCGAGGGAAAACTTGATGGAGTTTCCTCCCCCTCCATTCAAAAAGTAATTTCTGAAGAAATCTCCTCAGGAATTAAAAATATTGTACTAGAGTGTAGCAAGCTAGAATACATGTCCAGCGCCGGTATCAGAGTGCTTTTGCAAAGCTATCATCAAGCAGGAAAAAATTCTGGTAAAATAGTGTTAACAACAGTTTCTAAAACTATAGAACAAACGTTGTATGTAACAGGCTTTTTGTCCTATTTTCACATTTACACCTCTCTAGAGGATGCTTTGTCTTCATTAAATAAACAGGAAGATTGA
- a CDS encoding DUF3604 domain-containing protein, whose amino-acid sequence MRRSVCYVDPSSARAGQISTWQFLYNPAMPLPKGTRLRFDLQSSGRVIDWEVPTADLTSPKNVIYAKVPSGKIIKAKPVKIPGKLIPQFEFVLPSLVEVGETVTIVMGANPEGPDDDELGNGSQLFVQRRKPFLLYVDTGNGEEETEVFSMDIRGNVLKKILIFTPSYVTKNKRFDITVRFEDEFGNLTNFAPESARIELSYEHLRENLSWQLFIPETGFVVLPNLYFNETGIYRIKLRNLLTDECFVSAPVKCFADTSPNLMWGLLHGESERLDAEENIESCLRHFRDEKAFNFFASSSFEGTEGISSELWKLISQNISDFNEEDRFVTILGFQYTGNTKEEGIRHILSCKDNKSHTKQRDNKHLQLTKLYKNSSPKDFVSIPCFTASKKYGYNFDSFHPEFERVVEIYNAWGSSETTAAQGNPFPIRGYDTEEESGTIINALKRNKRFGFVAGGYDDRGPYSAFFDNGQAQYTPGFTGIISAKYTRESLMEALFKRHCYATSGPRIILGFHIAQEPMGTELSTATKPGLMVNRHISGYVAGTNKLQKIEIIRNGDVLHTFSPQDSLQMDYEYDDMTDLSSVAILSDKSKPPFVFYYLRVTQVDGAMAWSSPIWVDIEHSK is encoded by the coding sequence ATGCGTAGATCCGTATGTTACGTTGATCCCTCTTCAGCCAGAGCTGGGCAAATATCTACATGGCAGTTTCTTTATAACCCAGCAATGCCTCTACCTAAGGGAACAAGGTTAAGATTTGATCTCCAAAGCTCAGGACGTGTCATTGATTGGGAAGTTCCTACAGCAGATCTGACCTCCCCAAAGAACGTTATCTATGCAAAGGTGCCTTCGGGAAAAATCATTAAAGCCAAACCGGTCAAAATTCCTGGTAAACTCATCCCTCAGTTTGAATTTGTCCTTCCTTCACTAGTCGAGGTTGGCGAAACTGTAACCATCGTTATGGGAGCCAATCCTGAAGGACCAGACGATGACGAACTAGGCAACGGATCTCAGCTCTTTGTCCAAAGAAGAAAGCCTTTTTTATTATACGTGGATACTGGTAACGGAGAGGAAGAAACAGAAGTTTTCTCTATGGATATTCGAGGAAATGTCCTTAAGAAGATCCTCATCTTCACCCCCTCGTATGTCACCAAAAATAAACGTTTCGATATCACTGTTCGATTTGAAGATGAGTTTGGAAATTTAACAAACTTTGCTCCAGAATCTGCGCGCATAGAACTTTCCTACGAACACTTGAGAGAAAATCTCAGTTGGCAACTTTTTATTCCCGAAACAGGCTTTGTAGTTCTTCCCAACCTCTATTTTAATGAAACGGGCATTTACCGAATTAAACTCCGCAATTTGTTAACTGACGAGTGTTTTGTCTCGGCTCCGGTGAAGTGCTTTGCCGATACCAGTCCAAATCTTATGTGGGGATTGCTGCATGGTGAATCAGAAAGATTAGATGCCGAAGAAAATATTGAATCCTGTTTAAGACATTTCAGGGATGAAAAAGCTTTTAACTTCTTTGCATCTTCTTCCTTTGAAGGGACCGAAGGTATTTCTAGTGAGTTGTGGAAGTTAATATCTCAAAATATTTCCGATTTTAACGAAGAAGATCGATTTGTTACCATCCTCGGTTTCCAGTATACAGGAAATACTAAGGAGGAGGGTATTCGTCATATCCTGTCATGCAAAGACAATAAATCTCACACCAAACAACGGGACAACAAACATTTACAGCTCACTAAGTTATATAAAAATTCTTCGCCTAAGGATTTTGTCTCCATTCCATGCTTTACGGCATCAAAAAAATATGGGTACAATTTCGATTCTTTTCACCCAGAGTTTGAGAGAGTTGTAGAAATTTATAACGCTTGGGGAAGTTCAGAGACTACTGCAGCTCAAGGAAATCCTTTCCCCATACGAGGTTATGATACCGAAGAAGAATCTGGGACCATCATTAACGCTTTAAAAAGAAATAAACGTTTTGGTTTCGTTGCTGGAGGGTATGATGACCGAGGTCCCTACTCCGCCTTTTTTGATAATGGCCAGGCACAATATACCCCAGGCTTCACAGGCATTATTTCTGCCAAATATACCCGAGAATCTCTAATGGAAGCTTTGTTTAAGCGCCACTGTTACGCCACCTCAGGACCACGAATCATCCTGGGCTTCCACATAGCTCAAGAACCTATGGGAACTGAACTTTCAACAGCGACAAAACCAGGCCTTATGGTCAATAGACACATTTCTGGATATGTCGCAGGAACAAACAAGTTACAAAAGATCGAAATTATCAGAAATGGTGATGTTTTACATACTTTTTCTCCGCAGGATTCTTTGCAAATGGATTATGAGTATGATGATATGACTGATCTATCTTCCGTAGCCATACTCTCTGATAAAAGTAAACCACCCTTTGTGTTTTACTACCTGCGAGTAACACAAGTGGACGGTGCTATGGCATGGAGCTCTCCAATATGGGTGGATATAGAACATTCTAAGTAA
- a CDS encoding CofH family radical SAM protein, whose product MLNSVTGLTPPGILCERILNKVASGERLSEDDVVSLLTVTSEEEISFIQNLADNVRYNRVGDVVFFSSTYYLYPTNFCEFNCSFCAFYAKPGDARGWWHSPEELLELISKVSQPISEVHIVSGCHPECNLSYFEKLFSLLREHYPKLHRKGLTAVEYDYLAKLHNIDVKIVLERLRDAGVQSLPGGGGEILVDSLRQTISPGRISSDRFLEIHQTAHELGLRTNATLLFDHIETPQNIAEHLKKLRDLQDKTHGFKTLVPLKFANKNNALGKISRYKNRSSLRLSLLFASIRLFLDNFDNIKSLWNYLGIADALKMLTCGANDFSSTHIGEQVFQMASSKDPIRMDIPGMQKLISEIGREPCLVNSETV is encoded by the coding sequence ATTTTGAACAGTGTTACTGGATTGACTCCTCCAGGGATCTTGTGTGAACGGATACTCAATAAAGTAGCCAGCGGAGAGCGTTTGTCTGAGGATGATGTTGTTTCATTATTAACAGTGACCTCCGAAGAAGAAATCTCTTTCATCCAAAATCTTGCAGATAATGTCCGCTATAACAGAGTCGGCGATGTTGTCTTTTTCTCTTCCACGTACTACCTATACCCCACTAATTTTTGCGAGTTCAATTGCTCGTTTTGTGCTTTTTATGCTAAACCAGGGGATGCTAGAGGCTGGTGGCACTCCCCAGAAGAATTACTGGAGTTGATTTCCAAGGTTTCTCAACCTATTTCTGAGGTGCATATCGTTTCTGGATGCCATCCAGAATGTAATTTGTCCTACTTTGAAAAGCTTTTTTCTCTTCTTAGAGAGCACTACCCTAAACTACATCGAAAAGGTCTTACTGCCGTTGAATACGATTATTTAGCTAAACTTCACAATATCGATGTCAAGATAGTCTTAGAAAGACTCCGAGACGCTGGAGTACAAAGCTTACCGGGCGGAGGAGGAGAAATCCTTGTGGATTCTCTCAGACAAACTATCTCTCCAGGAAGGATTTCCTCCGATCGATTTCTAGAAATCCATCAAACGGCACATGAGCTGGGCTTAAGAACCAATGCGACGCTTCTTTTTGATCACATAGAAACACCCCAAAACATCGCCGAACACTTAAAAAAATTAAGGGATCTTCAGGACAAAACACACGGATTCAAAACCTTAGTCCCACTAAAGTTTGCTAATAAAAATAACGCGCTAGGGAAAATCTCTCGTTATAAAAATCGCTCTTCCTTACGGCTCTCTCTGTTGTTTGCTTCTATACGCTTATTTTTAGATAACTTTGATAATATCAAGTCATTATGGAATTACTTAGGTATCGCTGATGCTCTGAAAATGCTAACTTGTGGAGCTAACGATTTTTCTTCCACTCATATCGGAGAACAAGTTTTTCAAATGGCTTCTTCTAAAGATCCTATACGTATGGACATCCCAGGAATGCAGAAATTAATCTCAGAAATAGGTCGCGAACCCTGTCTAGTCAACTCTGAAACAGTATGA
- a CDS encoding MqnA/MqnD/SBP family protein, which translates to MINIGFVDYINALPLYCGKTPSSPTIKLHFGKPSDLLNNFLSSFYQNKDISSPEVILTGSVGTFFSSTSFLPNYGIAAYKNIPSVNLYAKSSLFSFSSTSSKIAVTHESCSSVALLQVLCHKLWKITPQIISSQTETLLKNYSQYDGVLLIGDSALKNQTLEGLTTYDLTNSWYELTKLPFVFACFLVAPNFSQENLLSHFLETSLQSFENNPKPILEEAKQKSLLPENLLEKYYSFCRYRLETEDLVGLKTFRKYYEELRSSKTLRKTSLIFS; encoded by the coding sequence ATGATTAATATTGGCTTTGTAGATTACATCAATGCTCTACCTCTATACTGCGGCAAAACCCCTTCTTCTCCTACTATCAAATTGCATTTTGGAAAACCTTCGGATCTTTTGAACAATTTTCTTTCGTCGTTCTATCAAAATAAAGATATCTCCTCCCCAGAAGTTATCTTAACAGGTAGTGTTGGAACATTCTTCTCCTCAACATCCTTTTTGCCAAACTATGGTATTGCTGCTTATAAAAATATTCCTAGTGTAAATCTTTACGCTAAATCTTCGCTATTTTCTTTCTCCTCAACGTCCTCCAAAATAGCTGTTACCCATGAAAGTTGTTCCTCTGTAGCTTTATTGCAAGTGCTATGCCATAAACTCTGGAAAATAACTCCTCAAATCATTAGCTCCCAAACAGAAACCCTTTTAAAAAATTATTCTCAATACGATGGAGTTCTTCTAATTGGAGACTCCGCTTTAAAAAACCAAACTCTTGAAGGTTTGACCACTTACGATTTAACTAATTCCTGGTATGAACTTACTAAACTTCCTTTTGTTTTTGCCTGCTTCCTTGTGGCGCCAAATTTCTCTCAAGAAAATCTTTTATCACATTTTCTCGAAACATCTCTCCAATCTTTTGAAAACAATCCGAAACCTATCCTTGAAGAAGCTAAACAGAAATCTCTACTTCCTGAAAACCTTTTGGAGAAATACTACTCTTTCTGCCGATACCGATTGGAAACAGAAGATTTAGTAGGTCTAAAAACTTTTCGAAAGTACTATGAAGAGTTACGTTCTTCCAAAACACTCCGTAAAACATCGCTCATTTTCTCCTAA
- the ubiE gene encoding bifunctional demethylmenaquinone methyltransferase/2-methoxy-6-polyprenyl-1,4-benzoquinol methylase UbiE, with protein MTKTSREIQTFFKSIAAKYDFVNSLLSLGRHHYWNHSLIQEIDSFSYKENYLKDLHMLDLCAGTGAIAFKYLLSHPNASATLIDFCPEMLAIAENRNPLLASKCTMIEQDVSSLPFAEESIPLVSMAYGLRNLKNPEKCLKEVFRVLISGGFFYMLELTKPESNLIIKKAHKLFLKTYVPLVGKLFTDNPSAYKHLRESIEKLPEIQAISKALEKQGFQIKKIRSLTMGSATIWVAKKAS; from the coding sequence ATGACAAAGACCTCTCGGGAAATCCAAACTTTTTTCAAAAGCATAGCTGCTAAGTACGATTTCGTGAATTCATTATTATCTCTAGGAAGACATCATTACTGGAACCATTCCCTTATCCAAGAAATAGATAGCTTTTCTTATAAAGAAAACTATCTAAAAGACCTACATATGCTAGATCTATGTGCGGGCACTGGAGCTATTGCTTTCAAATATTTACTGTCTCACCCAAATGCATCAGCAACATTAATAGATTTTTGCCCAGAAATGTTGGCTATAGCAGAAAATCGAAACCCTCTCCTAGCTTCGAAATGTACAATGATAGAGCAAGATGTTTCTTCTCTTCCCTTTGCAGAAGAATCCATTCCTCTGGTTTCTATGGCTTACGGACTACGCAACTTAAAAAACCCGGAAAAGTGCCTGAAAGAAGTCTTTCGAGTCTTGATCTCCGGGGGATTCTTTTACATGCTGGAATTGACTAAACCAGAAAGCAATCTTATAATAAAAAAAGCTCACAAACTTTTTCTAAAGACCTATGTTCCCCTCGTAGGGAAACTTTTTACTGACAATCCTTCAGCCTACAAACACTTAAGAGAAAGCATAGAAAAACTACCAGAAATACAAGCTATTTCAAAAGCCCTAGAAAAACAAGGCTTTCAGATAAAAAAGATTAGATCTCTTACCATGGGAAGTGCCACAATATGGGTAGCAAAAAAAGCGTCCTAA
- a CDS encoding UPF0158 family protein has protein sequence MTTYPVPQNPLLLRVLRLMDAFSKSDDERDFYLDRVEGFILYIDLDKDEEDLKKVYEEIETHADRYCLIPKLTFYEIKKIMETFINEKIYDIDTKEKFLEILQTKNAREQFLEFIYDHESELEKWQQFYLERSRIRIIEWLRNNKFHFVFEEDLDFSKDTLEQLKVHLFDAKVSKDITQARQLLMNKAKVYYSNEALNPRPKRGRPPKQTAKVEAETAVSSDIYTQVPPAARRFLFLPEITSASSITFSEKFDTEEEFLAHLRGAVRAEDQLNLANLSERFASLKELSAKLGYDSGGDLDSDGLSFFDDEEDEEDEAEKSSPSKKSTKSAGSRRGRKKSL, from the coding sequence ATGACTACTTATCCTGTTCCGCAAAATCCTTTGTTGCTAAGAGTGCTTCGTTTGATGGATGCCTTCTCAAAATCCGACGATGAGAGGGATTTTTACTTAGATCGAGTAGAGGGATTTATTCTTTACATCGACCTAGATAAAGATGAAGAGGACCTCAAGAAAGTCTATGAGGAGATAGAAACACATGCAGACAGGTACTGCTTAATTCCTAAGCTGACTTTCTACGAAATTAAGAAAATCATGGAAACTTTCATTAATGAAAAGATTTATGATATTGATACTAAAGAAAAGTTTCTAGAAATCCTTCAAACCAAAAATGCTAGGGAGCAGTTTTTGGAGTTTATATATGATCATGAATCAGAATTAGAGAAGTGGCAGCAATTTTACTTAGAGCGTTCTCGTATTCGAATTATCGAATGGCTTCGAAACAATAAGTTTCATTTTGTCTTTGAAGAAGACTTGGATTTCTCTAAGGATACGTTAGAGCAGTTGAAGGTACATCTTTTTGATGCTAAGGTGTCAAAAGATATAACGCAAGCTCGTCAACTTCTGATGAACAAAGCTAAAGTTTATTATTCTAATGAAGCCTTAAATCCTCGCCCGAAAAGGGGTAGACCTCCGAAACAAACAGCTAAAGTAGAAGCTGAAACCGCTGTTTCTAGTGATATCTATACACAAGTTCCTCCCGCTGCAAGGCGTTTTCTGTTTCTTCCGGAGATTACATCGGCTTCTTCGATTACTTTCTCAGAAAAATTCGATACAGAAGAAGAGTTTTTAGCACATCTTAGAGGAGCTGTTCGAGCAGAAGATCAATTAAACTTAGCCAATTTATCGGAAAGGTTTGCCTCTTTGAAAGAGCTGTCTGCTAAGCTGGGGTATGACTCTGGCGGGGATCTTGATTCCGATGGTTTATCATTCTTTGATGATGAAGAAGATGAAGAAGATGAAGCAGAGAAATCTTCTCCGTCTAAAAAATCTACGAAGAGCGCTGGATCGCGAAGAGGGAGAAAAAAAAGCCTTTAG